The following coding sequences lie in one Rutidosis leptorrhynchoides isolate AG116_Rl617_1_P2 chromosome 4, CSIRO_AGI_Rlap_v1, whole genome shotgun sequence genomic window:
- the LOC139845081 gene encoding GDSL esterase/lipase At5g33370-like has product MTYNISLPFTKLTFSIGNTFCYIPMGKTYGAFLSLLLGTFIVILQVSNATMMNRTAKPAIFIFGDSTADVGTNTLLPESKARADFPYNGIDFLNSKPTGRFSNGFNSADFLSKLLGHDKSPQPWLLFLKTRSNMFSGINFASGASGLLDTTGKDRNIISMSEQTKQFKSYYSILAYSKGQEVANKLIAKSLIAISVGSNDIFDYFKDRSTVDPDVFINSLMSAYEFHINELYDLGVRKFGIISVAPIGCCPSQRLYNATGGCLEIENTFAQIFYSSLYTLLHKLSSSLPDFKYSLANSYEMTINVINHPQLFNLTSIDKACCGEGLLNAENGCNPKANLCSNRNNYLFWDLYHPTQYAYELAAITIYNGGPQFVTPINFAQLVAY; this is encoded by the exons ATGACATACAATATTTCATTACCGTTCACAAAACTCACTTTCTCCATTGGAAATACATTTTGTTACATTCCAATGGGGAAAACGTACGGTGCGTTTTTATCTCTTTTGTTAGGGACTTTCATTGTCATTCTACAAGTCTCAAATGCCACGATGATGAATCGCACTGCTAAACCAGCCATTTTCATATTCGGTGACTCAACAGCTGATGTTGGAACCAACACTTTATTGCCTGAAAGCAAAGCACGGGCCGATTTTCCTTACAACGGGATTGATTTTCTCAATTCAAAACCTACAGGACGTTTCAGCAATGGTTTCAACAGCGCCGATTTTTTAT CTAAACTACTCGGGCATGACAAAAGTCCACAACCATGGTTGCTCTTTCTAAAAACCCGTAGCAACATGTTTAGTGGAATAAACTTCGCGTCTGGAGCATCTGGTCTTCTAGACACAACTGGAAAAGATCGC AATATCATATCCATGTCTGAGCAAACCAAGCAATTCAAAAGTTATTATAGTATTCTAGCATACTCAAAGGGACAAGAAGTGGCTAACAAactaatagcaaaatccttgatcgCGATTAGTGTTGGCAGCAACGACATTTTTGACTATTTTAAAGATCGAAGCACTGTTGATCCTGATGTATTCATCAATTCTTTGATGTCAGCTTACGAGTTTCACATTAAT GAATTGTACGATCTCGGAGTCAGAAAATTCGGGATCATAAGCGTAGCACCGATTGGATGTTGCCCGTCTCAAAGACTCTACAACGCGACTGGTGGATGTTTGGAAATCGAAAACACTTTTGCTCAAATTTTCTATTCATCACTTTATACTCTTTTGCATAAACTCAGTTCCAGTTTACCTGATTTTAAGTACTCGCTCGCAAATTCATATGAAATGACAATTAACGTCATAAATCACCCGCAACTCTTCA ATTTAACATCGATCGACAAAGCATGTTGTGGCGAAGGGTTGTTAAATGCAGAAAACGGATGCAATCCGAAAGCAAATTTATGCTCGAATCGCAACAATTATCTGTTCTGGGACTTGTACCATCCAACACAGTATGCGTACGAGCTCGCAGCTATAACTATATACAATGGTGGACCGCAGTTTGTGACTCCGATTAACTTTGCTCAGTTGGTAGCTTATTAA